Proteins from a single region of Nodularia sp. LEGE 06071:
- a CDS encoding NUDIX hydrolase — MSKLGKIRLLALGLIRDGERIFVYEGYEPVKQETYYRALGGGVDFGETSQAALAREFQEEIQADLTNIHYLGCIESIFTFNGQQGHEIIQLYQCDFVDSKFYQLESLIFSESKNHQHKALWVDIADFKSGKFRLVPEAFFAYL, encoded by the coding sequence ATGAGCAAACTAGGAAAAATTCGGCTATTAGCTTTAGGATTGATCCGGGATGGCGAACGCATTTTTGTTTATGAAGGCTACGAACCCGTAAAGCAAGAAACTTATTATCGGGCTTTAGGTGGTGGAGTTGACTTTGGTGAAACTAGCCAAGCTGCTTTAGCAAGAGAATTTCAAGAAGAAATTCAAGCAGACTTAACAAATATTCACTATCTGGGTTGCATAGAAAGTATTTTTACATTTAACGGTCAGCAAGGACACGAAATTATTCAACTTTATCAATGTGATTTTGTTGATTCCAAATTCTATCAACTGGAAAGCTTAATATTTTCTGAATCAAAAAATCATCAACATAAAGCACTATGGGTAGATATTGCTGACTTTAAATCTGGTAAATTCAGATTAGTTCCCGAAGCATTTTTCGCCTACTTGTAA
- the rsmG gene encoding 16S rRNA (guanine(527)-N(7))-methyltransferase RsmG, protein MTNSTIPLLPEMAEIWQQTLNWQPNEQQQQKFQQLYELIVVGNQQLNLTRITEPEEFWEKHLWDSLRGIAPQGQFIPFLSENTSIIDIGTGAGFPGIPVAITMPNCKITLLDSTRKKINFIDETLTELTLSNTKTFIGRAEEIGHHPQHRKNYDIALIRAVGNAAICAEYTLPLLKQGGLAVMYRGNWTEEETKSLQNAVNQLGGIIESLEQFTTPLTNSIRHCLYLRKVVNTPASFPRGAGVVKQKPL, encoded by the coding sequence ATGACTAACTCAACAATTCCCTTATTGCCAGAAATGGCAGAAATATGGCAGCAAACCCTAAATTGGCAACCCAACGAACAACAGCAGCAAAAATTTCAGCAGTTGTATGAATTAATTGTGGTAGGTAATCAACAGTTAAATCTAACTCGCATTACTGAACCCGAAGAATTTTGGGAAAAACATCTTTGGGATTCATTGCGAGGAATTGCACCACAAGGCCAGTTTATCCCATTCCTCTCAGAAAATACTTCTATAATTGATATTGGCACAGGTGCGGGTTTTCCAGGTATTCCCGTAGCAATCACCATGCCAAATTGTAAAATTACTCTGCTAGATTCAACCCGGAAAAAAATTAATTTTATTGACGAAACCTTGACTGAATTGACTCTTAGCAATACTAAAACTTTTATTGGCAGAGCTGAAGAAATAGGTCATCATCCCCAGCACCGAAAAAATTACGATATCGCTTTAATTCGCGCTGTGGGTAATGCTGCTATCTGTGCAGAATATACTCTACCCTTGCTGAAACAGGGTGGTTTAGCAGTAATGTATCGGGGTAATTGGACAGAAGAGGAAACTAAATCTTTGCAAAATGCTGTTAACCAATTGGGTGGAATAATTGAATCCTTAGAACAATTTACAACTCCTTTAACTAACAGTATTCGTCATTGCTTGTACTTGCGGAAAGTCGTCAATACCCCAGCTAGTTT
- a CDS encoding DUF3531 family protein has protein sequence MQIQFREINPFDVWIWLKFNTIPSGREKQYVEEVFNSWFYLGKLGAFNAENLQVQETGLEISYMNYDPEGYDKSLLALMHNMGEFEYEGQWARCWFDMGTSDAIALDILINALKQLNQEYVTIEELYIGGENEDWPVEDSDNPNHSMYDN, from the coding sequence ATGCAAATTCAGTTCCGTGAAATTAACCCTTTTGATGTGTGGATTTGGCTGAAGTTCAATACAATTCCTTCTGGACGTGAAAAGCAATACGTCGAAGAAGTTTTTAATTCCTGGTTTTATCTAGGAAAATTGGGAGCATTTAATGCCGAAAATCTGCAAGTCCAAGAAACAGGACTGGAAATTAGCTATATGAATTATGACCCAGAAGGGTATGATAAAAGCTTGCTGGCACTCATGCACAATATGGGCGAGTTTGAGTATGAAGGACAGTGGGCGCGTTGTTGGTTTGACATGGGAACTAGTGATGCGATCGCACTTGATATTTTAATCAATGCTCTCAAACAGTTAAATCAAGAATATGTGACTATTGAGGAATTATACATCGGTGGCGAAAATGAAGATTGGCCTGTCGAGGATAGTGACAACCCAAACCACTCTATGTATGATAATTAA
- a CDS encoding Sll0314/Alr1548 family TPR repeat-containing protein encodes MIKRSSTPQHIGFAKLSQLAQATFVAVVALNLWVNPSLAGDPFRTNEARNIGDNTEAAFKAVFQQGNYPAAASYLQKAISSEPNEPLAYAMKASLAYANKDFATLDTYSKKTLEAGQKLIATDQLRGNIYTAVGHFFEGATIITREGTLKGAPQALTRLRQVYQHLDRAEAIAPQDPELNLLKGYMDLMLSVNLPFANPDDAIARLKTNAGPKYLADRGIAVAYRDLKQYSQALEYVNSALKTTSDHPELFYLKAQILRKQGQEAKSQSIIQEAIVNFDKALTKRSQLPADLVRQIERERNNTFNQLNSLGG; translated from the coding sequence ATGATTAAACGGTCTTCTACTCCTCAACACATAGGCTTTGCGAAACTCTCTCAGCTGGCTCAGGCGACTTTTGTAGCTGTAGTCGCACTTAATTTGTGGGTGAATCCCTCTCTAGCTGGCGATCCTTTTCGCACTAACGAAGCTCGTAATATTGGTGACAATACAGAAGCAGCTTTTAAAGCAGTTTTTCAACAGGGTAATTATCCAGCCGCAGCAAGTTACTTGCAAAAAGCAATATCCAGTGAACCCAATGAACCTTTAGCTTATGCCATGAAGGCATCTTTAGCATACGCAAATAAGGATTTTGCTACACTAGATACTTACAGCAAGAAAACTCTAGAAGCTGGACAAAAGCTGATTGCTACAGATCAATTACGTGGCAATATATACACTGCTGTGGGACATTTTTTTGAAGGTGCAACAATTATCACCCGTGAGGGAACACTCAAAGGTGCGCCCCAAGCCTTAACTCGGCTGCGACAAGTTTATCAACATTTAGACAGAGCCGAAGCGATCGCACCTCAAGATCCAGAGCTGAATTTGCTCAAGGGTTATATGGACTTGATGCTCTCTGTCAATTTACCCTTTGCTAATCCTGATGATGCTATTGCAAGATTAAAGACCAATGCTGGGCCGAAATACTTGGCGGATAGGGGTATAGCCGTTGCTTATCGGGATTTAAAACAGTATTCTCAGGCTTTGGAATATGTGAACAGTGCTTTAAAAACCACATCTGATCACCCAGAGTTATTTTATCTGAAAGCTCAAATCCTCAGAAAACAGGGACAAGAAGCTAAAAGTCAGTCAATCATCCAAGAAGCGATCGTTAATTTCGATAAAGCCTTGACGAAAAGATCCCAACTTCCAGCCGATTTGGTCAGACAAATTGAACGTGAACGCAACAATACTTTTAACCAGCTAAATAGTTTAGGTGGTTGA
- a CDS encoding ABC transporter ATP-binding protein, translated as MLYLRNLTYHPTASPTAILKSINLELAPQQLGMIIGPSGSGKSTLLEILSGLAEPTSGSLFWREQELIPEQLQQLAGLVFQFPERHFCGGTILEELRLGHPELGSERVRGALTEVGLEDLSLSAAPHALSGGQQRRLALAVQLIRQPNLLLLDEPTAGLDWSMRRQLVNLLAKLKKDWTLLVVTHDAGDMLAIADRCWTLNHGELQSVDPEILKAKAPEAV; from the coding sequence ATGCTCTATCTCAGAAATCTAACTTATCATCCCACAGCCAGCCCCACAGCGATTCTCAAATCAATTAATCTGGAATTAGCACCCCAGCAGCTAGGTATGATTATTGGGCCGAGTGGTTCTGGTAAAAGTACCTTACTAGAAATTTTGTCTGGACTAGCCGAACCAACTTCCGGCTCACTTTTCTGGCGGGAACAAGAACTTATCCCCGAACAGCTACAACAATTGGCCGGGTTAGTATTTCAGTTCCCAGAAAGGCACTTTTGCGGTGGTACTATTTTAGAAGAATTGCGCTTAGGGCATCCGGAATTAGGGTCAGAGCGAGTTAGGGGAGCATTAACCGAAGTGGGGTTAGAGGATTTATCGCTTTCCGCCGCACCTCATGCTTTAAGTGGTGGACAGCAGCGGCGTTTGGCTTTGGCGGTGCAATTGATTCGTCAGCCGAATTTACTGTTATTAGATGAACCGACAGCGGGGTTAGATTGGTCAATGCGTCGGCAACTGGTAAATTTATTAGCGAAACTCAAAAAAGATTGGACATTGTTGGTAGTGACTCATGATGCTGGGGATATGTTGGCGATCGCCGACCGATGTTGGACACTCAACCACGGTGAACTACAATCAGTAGACCCAGAGATACTCAAAGCCAAAGCTCCAGAAGCTGTGTGA